Proteins encoded by one window of Dioscorea cayenensis subsp. rotundata cultivar TDr96_F1 chromosome 6, TDr96_F1_v2_PseudoChromosome.rev07_lg8_w22 25.fasta, whole genome shotgun sequence:
- the LOC120263531 gene encoding thermospermine synthase ACAULIS5 has product MGEAVEVVCDNTSTNNTTSGVVNDSMKKIIHDSSPPLDHVQKEDWYVEEIDDDLKWSFALNRVLHRGASKYQDIALLDTKPFGKVLVIDGKMQSAEIDEFIYHECLTHPSLLCHPNPKSAFIMGGGEGSTAREILKHKTIDRVVMCDIDQEVVDFCRKYLTINKEAFNSNRLCLVINDAKLELETREEKYDIIVGDLADPMEGGPCYQLYTISFYENIVKPKLNQKGIFVTQAGPAGVLSHKGVFSSIYNTLKQVFKYVVAYTAHVPSYADTWGWVMASDEPFKLNAQQIDEKINERIEGELLYLNGDSLISSTTMNKSVHQSLLKETHVYTENDARFLHGFGRACCA; this is encoded by the exons atgggtgaAGCAGTGGAGGTGGTGTGTGATAACActagcacaaataacacaacTAGTGGTGTTGTTAATGACTCCATGAAGAAGATCATTCATGACTCTTCTCCACCACTTGATCATGTTCAGAAAGAAGATTGGTATGTCGAAGAAATCGACGATGATCTCAAGTGGTCTTTCGCTCTTAACCG TGTTCTTCATAGAGGAGCAAGCAAGTACCAGGACATAGCTCTTTTGGACACTAAACCATTTGGAAAA GTTCTTGTTATTGATGGGAAGATGCAAAGTGCTGAGATAGATGAGTTTATATATCATGAATGCTTAACCCATCCTTCTCTTCTTTGCCATCCAAa CCCAAAGAGTGCATTTATTATGGGAGGTGGTGAGGGGTCAACAGCAAGAGAAATTCTCAagcacaagaccattgacaggGTGGTCATGTGTGATATAGACCAG GAAGTAGTGGATTTTTGCCGGAAATATCTTACTATAAATAAGGAAGCCTTCAATAGCAACAGACTCTGCCTTGTGATCAATGATGCCAA ATTGGAGTTGGAGACAAGAGAGGAGAAGTATGATATCATAGTTGGAGACTTAGCTGACCCAATGGAAGGAGGCCCATGCTATCAACTTTATACTATCtcattttatgaaaatatagtcAAGCCTAAACTTAATCAAAAGGGCATTTTTGTCACCCAA gCTGGACCTGCTGGTGTTCTTAGTCACAAGGGTGTTTTCTCATCAATTTATAATACTCTGAAACAAGTGTTCAAGT ATGTTGTTGCATACACTGCTCATGTTCCTTCATATGCAGATACATGGGGTTGGGTTATg GCATCTGATGAGCCATTTAAGCTTAATGCTCAACAAATTGATGAGAAAATTAATGAGAGGATTGAAGGAGAGCTGTTGTATTTAAATGGGGACTCTTTAATCTCATCCACAACCATGAACAAGAGTGTGCATCAATC GCTGTTAAAAGAGACACATGTTTATACTGAGAATGATGCAAGATTTCTGCATGGATTTGGGAGGGCTTGCTGTGCTTAA
- the LOC120263530 gene encoding mechanosensitive ion channel protein 10-like yields the protein MEVNAVKNSGEVVVVIAGEEEEAPISAKMGSLEESSKVPVELSPEIVKASASAKKPPKPPMPEGLSRRRSIPTSAFSKPKSRFVEQTVPVAPSSGEDCRTVSEGSPYHGSPNHKAGGTPKTPLAIEEEDEEEEICKKGQLANGGKKRWKLKMRVLIEWAILVLSMGCLITSLIVNRLQSFVIWGLEIWKWCVMVIVICCGRLVTQWFITVLVFLIEKNYVLRTKVLYFVYGLKNSVQVCIWLGLVLLSWCLLFKQGASRTRETAKVLDYVSRALVSLLIASVVWLVKTLLLKIMASNFHMNRFFDRIQESIFHQYVLQMLSGPPLMEFAEKVGKAKGTGQLSLRNIGKGKGKAGEEQGVIDVAKLQKMSQEKVSAWTMKGLVNVVICSGLTTISNTIDETFNEAEQRDREITSEWEAKVAAYQIFKNVAKHGYKYIEVEDLLRFLSKGEVEIVLPLFEGAAETGKIKKSALKNWVVKSYQDRKSLAHSLNDTKTAVKQLDKLVTVIVIIVMIIITLLLMGFATTKVLVFLSSQLLLVGFMFGNTCKMAFESIIFVFVMHPFDVGDRCVVDGVQMIVEEMNILTTVFLRFDNEKIYYPNSVLATKPISNFYRSPDMNDSIEFAIDVATSVECIGALKARVKAYIDNKPNHWHPNHNIVVKDIVNVNKMNMALFVRHTMNFQNFGEKNSRRSDLVLELKKIFEDLSIRYNLLPQDINLSYKGVIPAPLPISQSF from the exons ATGGAGGTTAATGCTGTGAAGAACTCCGGTGAGGTGGTTGTAGTAATCgctggtgaagaagaagaagctccgATCTCGGCGAAGATGGGTTCTTTGGAAGAGTCCAGTAAGGTTCCAGTTGAGCTATCGCCGGAGATAGTGAAGGCCAGTGCTAGTGCTAAGAAGCCCCCGAAGCCGCCGATGCCGGAGGGGCTTTCACGGCGGCGATCCATACCGACTTCGGCTTTCTCTAAGCCAAAGTCACGGTTTGTTGAGCAAACGGTTCCTGTGGCTCCCAGTTCCGGCGAGGATTGCCGGACGGTCTCTGAGGGCTCGCCGTATCATGGTTCTCCGAATCACAAGGCTGGAGGCACGCCTAAAACCCCATTGGCGAtcgaggaggaggatgaggaggaggagatttGTAAGAAAGGGCAGCTGGCTAATGGCGGCAAGAAGAGATGGAAGCTCaaaatgagggttttgattgaatgggCGATCTTGGTGTTATCAATGGGGTGCTTGATCACAAGCCTCATTGTGAACAGATTGCAGAGCTTTGTGATCTGGGGATTGGAGATTTGGAAATGGTGTGTGATGGTGATTGTTATATGTTGTGGGAGATTGGTCACGCAATGGTTCATCACTGTTCTTGTGTTCTTGATTGAAAAGAATTATGTTCTTAGGACGAAGGTGTTGTATTTTGTATACGGTTTGAAGAATAGTGTGCAGGTCTGCATTTGGTTGGGATTGGTCCTGCTCTCATGGTGTTTGCTTTTCAAACAGGGAGCATCGAGAACGCGTGAGACTGCAAAAGTTCTTGACTATGTTTCCCGAGCACTCGTCTCTTTGTTGATTGCATCGGTGGTTTGGTTGGTGAAAACTCTTTTGTTGAAGATAATGGCTTCAAATTTTCATATGAATAGGTTCTTTGATAGAATTCAGGAGTCTATCTTTCACCAGTATGTGCTTCAGATGTTGTCAGGACCACCTTTGATGGAATTTGCGGAGAAGGTTGGGAAGGCAAAGGGCACAGGGCAGTTAAGCTTGAGGAATATTGGGAAGGGGAAAGGGAAAGCCGGGGAGGAGCAAGGAGTTATTGATGTTGCGAAGCTTCAAAAGATGAGCCAGGAGAAAGTCTCAGCTTGGACGATGAAGGGGCTTGTCAATGTGGTTATTTGCTCAGGGCTCACGACAATTTCAAATACTATTGATGAGACTTTCAATGAGGCTGAGCAGAGAGACCGGGAAATCACGAGTGAATGGGAAGCTAAGGTTGCTGCTTATCAAATTTTTAAGAACGTTGCGAAGCATGGTTACAA GTATATTGAAGTGGAGGATCTTTTGAGGTTCTTGAGCAAGGGAGAGGTGGAAATTGTGCTTCCATTGTTCGAAGGAGCTGCCGAGACTGGCAAGATAAAAAAGTCTGCCCTGAAGAATTGGGTG GTTAAGTCCTATCAAGATCGCAAATCACTCGCTCACTCCTTGAATGACACCAAGACAGCAGTTAAGCAACTGGATAAACTTGTGACCGTGATTGTTATCATTGTCATGATTATCATAACACTACTATTAATGGGCTTTGCGACAACAAAAGTTCTTGTATTTCTATCTTCTCAGTTACTGTTGGTAGGATTCATGTTCGGAAACACATGCAAGATGGCATTTGAATCTATCATCTTTGTATTTGTCATGCACCCTTTTGATGTTGGCGACCGATGTGTTGTCGATGGAGTGCAG ATGATTGTAGAAGAGATGAACATACTAACAACTGTCTTCTTGAGATTCGATAATGAGAAGATATATTATCCAAATTCCGTATTAGCAACCAAGCCAATCAGTAACTTTTACCGAAGTCCTGATATGAATGATTCAATCGAGTTCGCCATTGATGTTGCAACTTCCGTCGAGTGCATCGGGGCTCTGAAGGCCAGGGTGAAAGC GTACATAGATAACAAACCGAATCATTGGCATCCAAACCACAACATTGTAGTGAAAGACATCGTTAATGTCAATAAGATGAACATGGCCTTGTTTGTTCGGCACACTATGAACTTTCAGAACTTCGGCGAGAAAAACAGTCGGAGGTCTGATTTGGTGCTTGAGCTGAAGAAAATATTCGAAGATCTCTCCATTCGGTacaaccttcttcctcaagaTATAAATCTAAGCTACAAAGGTGTAATCCCGGCCCCATTGCCGATAAGTCAAAGCTTTTAG
- the LOC120263960 gene encoding mechanosensitive ion channel protein 10-like isoform X1 gives MDSSDVILFIPGETSAPVSSRMASSDESGKPEISKGSVYSNPRKPLKTPKNPDGDGLCQRKQVPSSAYCKPKSRFVEKMVLVPSSNDDDDLAIVKDSSFRGSPLDRVNSKLKKNPSAFEEKVEDVEIYRKEVFTKGVKKWRKIKFRVFLEWGILLLSTGCLIASLTERKLQNFVIFGLEIWKWCLMVTVTFCGRLVTLWLMTVLVFVIEKNFLLRTKVLYFVYGLKNSVRVCIWLSLISLSWFLLFGQGVQRSAKTEKVLFYVSRILISLLIGSVNWVVKIILVKILASSFHMNKFFDRIREAFFNQYVLKMLSGPPENELAEKVGKSKSTGQLSFRSGGKTKGRVEEEVIDVTSLHKISQDKVSDSVMKRLIDLISDSGLSTISNIIDETFEEADQKDTQINSEHEAYVVSQMVFKNVAKPDYKYIEEEDLLRFFNKDEVHDVLLLFEGAAGTGKIKRSALKNWVVKAYLDRKSLAHSLNDSRTAVKQLHKLATGIAIIVNIVITLLLLGFATTKVLVVLSSQLLVVVFMFGNTCKTAFEAIIFVFVVHPFDVGDRCLIDGVQMIVEEMNILTTVFLKYNNEKIYYPNSVLATKPISNFYRSPDMSDSVEFCIDVATPIDCIGNLKERITMYLNSKPNHWHENHSLVVKDIVDLNKLYMALYVQHTLNFQNMTDRNIRRSDLVLELKRIFEDLRIRYNLLPQDVHLSYKGTIPPAIPFIQTSPNSQ, from the exons ATGGATTCCAGTGATGTGATTCTATTCATTCCAGGAGAAACATCAGCTCCGGTTTCATCAAGGATGGCATCTTCGGACGAATCCGGGAAGCCGGAGATTTCCAAGGGTTCAGTTTACTCTAACCCTAGGAAACCCCTCAAAACTCCCAAGAATCCAGATGGAGATGGCTTGTGCCAACGGAAACAAGTTCCAAGCTCGGCATACTGCAAACCAAAGTCTCGATTTGTCGAGAAAATGGTTCTGGTTCCTAGTTCCAACGATGATGATGATCTAGCAATCGTCAAAGATTCTTCTTTCCGTGGTTCGCCTCTTGACAGGGTGAATAGCAAGCTCAAAAAGAACCCTTCCGCTTTTGAAGAGAAGGTTGAGGATGTTGAGATTTATAGAAAAGAGGTATTCACAAAAGGTGTGAAGAAATGGAGGAAGattaaatttagggtttttcttgaaTGGGGCATCTTGTTATTGTCCACGGGGTGTTTGATCGCTAGCCTCACTGAACGCAAGTTgcaaaattttgtgatttttgggCTGGAGATTTGGAAATGGTGTTTGATGGTGACTGTGACGTTTTGTGGGAGATTGGTTACTCTCTGGTTGATGACTGTTCTTGTCTTCGTGATTGAGAAGAACTTCCTCCTTAGGACGAAGGTTTTGTATTTCGTTTATGGGTTGAAGAATAGTGTTCGAGTTTGCATTTGGTTGAGTTTGATCTCGCTTTCTTGGTTTTTGCTATTTGGTCAGGGAGTTCAGCGATCGGCAAAGACCGAAAAGgttcttttttatgtttctcGGATTcttatttcattgttgattggaTCGGTGAATTGGGTGGTGAAGATTATTTTGGTGAAGATATTGGCTTCAAGTTTTCACATGAATAAGTTCTTTGATAGAATTCGGGAAgctttcttcaatcaatatgtGCTTAAGATGTTGTCGGGGCCTCCAGAGAATGAACTGGCCGAGAAGGTTGGGAAGAGTAAGAGCACCGGGCAGTTGAGCTTCCGGAGTGGGGGAAAGACGAAAGGAagggtggaggaggaggtgattGATGTCACCAGCCTTCATAAGATTAGTCAAGACAAGGTCTCGGATTCTGTAATGAAGAggcttattgatttgatttccgACTCGGGCCTATCTACTATTTCGAATATTATTGATGAAACCTTTGAGGAGGCTGATCAGAAAGATACACAGATAAATAGTGAGCATGAAGCTTACGTTGTCTCTCAAATGGTCTTTAAGAATGTCGCAAAGCCTGATTACAA GTATATCGAGGAGGAGGATCTTCTGAGGTTCTTTAACAAGGATGAGGTGCATGATGTTCTTCTCTTGTTTGAAGGTGCTGCAGGAACCGGCAAGATCAAAAGATCAGCCTTGAAGAACTGGGTG GTCAAGGCGTATCTTGATCGAAAATCGCTTGCTCACTCATTGAATGATAGCAGAACAGCAGTTAAACAACTGCACAAACTCGCAACAGGGATCGCCATTATTGTCAACATTGTCATCACACTATTACTTTTGGGCTTTGCGACCACAAAAGTACTTGTGGTTCTATCATCTCAGCTACTTGTGGTGGTTTTCATGTTTGGGAACACCTGCAAGACGGCATTTGAAGCtatcatttttgtatttgtggTCCATCCTTTCGATGTTGGCGATCGTTGTCTTATAGATGGTGTACAG ATGATTGTCGAAGAGATGAATATACTGACAACTGTCTTCTTGAAATACAACAATGAGAAGATATACTATCCAAACTCTGTATTAGCAACCAAACCAATAAGCAACTTTTACCGAAGCCCCGACATGAGTGATTCCGTTGAATTCTGTATCGATGTGGCAACTCCAATTGATTGTATTGGGAATCTTAAAGAGAGAATAACAAT GTACTTAAATAGCAAACCAAATCACTGGCATGAAAACCATAGTCTTGTAGTGAAAGACATTGTGGATTTGAACAAGTTATACATGGCCCTCTATGTTCAACACACtttgaattttcaaaacatGACGGATAGGAACATCCGAAGATCTGATTTAGTGCTTGAACTAAAGAGAATTTTCGAAGATCTCCGCATTAGATACAACCTCCTTCCCCAAGATGTTCATCTTAGTTACAAAGGAACAATTCCACCGGCTATACCTTTTATTCAAACTTCTCCGAATTCTCAATGA
- the LOC120263960 gene encoding mechanosensitive ion channel protein 10-like isoform X2, translating to MDSSDVILFIPGETSAPVSSRMASSDESGKPEISKGSVYSNPRKPLKTPKNPDGDGLCQRKQVPSSAYCKPKSRFVEKMVLVPSSNDDDDLAIVKDSSFRGSPLDRVNSKLKKNPSAFEEKVEDVEIYRKEVFTKGVKKWRKIKFRVFLEWGILLLSTGCLIASLTERKLQNFVIFGLEIWKWCLMVTVTFCGRLVTLWLMTVLVFVIEKNFLLRTKGVQRSAKTEKVLFYVSRILISLLIGSVNWVVKIILVKILASSFHMNKFFDRIREAFFNQYVLKMLSGPPENELAEKVGKSKSTGQLSFRSGGKTKGRVEEEVIDVTSLHKISQDKVSDSVMKRLIDLISDSGLSTISNIIDETFEEADQKDTQINSEHEAYVVSQMVFKNVAKPDYKYIEEEDLLRFFNKDEVHDVLLLFEGAAGTGKIKRSALKNWVVKAYLDRKSLAHSLNDSRTAVKQLHKLATGIAIIVNIVITLLLLGFATTKVLVVLSSQLLVVVFMFGNTCKTAFEAIIFVFVVHPFDVGDRCLIDGVQMIVEEMNILTTVFLKYNNEKIYYPNSVLATKPISNFYRSPDMSDSVEFCIDVATPIDCIGNLKERITMYLNSKPNHWHENHSLVVKDIVDLNKLYMALYVQHTLNFQNMTDRNIRRSDLVLELKRIFEDLRIRYNLLPQDVHLSYKGTIPPAIPFIQTSPNSQ from the exons ATGGATTCCAGTGATGTGATTCTATTCATTCCAGGAGAAACATCAGCTCCGGTTTCATCAAGGATGGCATCTTCGGACGAATCCGGGAAGCCGGAGATTTCCAAGGGTTCAGTTTACTCTAACCCTAGGAAACCCCTCAAAACTCCCAAGAATCCAGATGGAGATGGCTTGTGCCAACGGAAACAAGTTCCAAGCTCGGCATACTGCAAACCAAAGTCTCGATTTGTCGAGAAAATGGTTCTGGTTCCTAGTTCCAACGATGATGATGATCTAGCAATCGTCAAAGATTCTTCTTTCCGTGGTTCGCCTCTTGACAGGGTGAATAGCAAGCTCAAAAAGAACCCTTCCGCTTTTGAAGAGAAGGTTGAGGATGTTGAGATTTATAGAAAAGAGGTATTCACAAAAGGTGTGAAGAAATGGAGGAAGattaaatttagggtttttcttgaaTGGGGCATCTTGTTATTGTCCACGGGGTGTTTGATCGCTAGCCTCACTGAACGCAAGTTgcaaaattttgtgatttttgggCTGGAGATTTGGAAATGGTGTTTGATGGTGACTGTGACGTTTTGTGGGAGATTGGTTACTCTCTGGTTGATGACTGTTCTTGTCTTCGTGATTGAGAAGAACTTCCTCCTTAGGACGAAG GGAGTTCAGCGATCGGCAAAGACCGAAAAGgttcttttttatgtttctcGGATTcttatttcattgttgattggaTCGGTGAATTGGGTGGTGAAGATTATTTTGGTGAAGATATTGGCTTCAAGTTTTCACATGAATAAGTTCTTTGATAGAATTCGGGAAgctttcttcaatcaatatgtGCTTAAGATGTTGTCGGGGCCTCCAGAGAATGAACTGGCCGAGAAGGTTGGGAAGAGTAAGAGCACCGGGCAGTTGAGCTTCCGGAGTGGGGGAAAGACGAAAGGAagggtggaggaggaggtgattGATGTCACCAGCCTTCATAAGATTAGTCAAGACAAGGTCTCGGATTCTGTAATGAAGAggcttattgatttgatttccgACTCGGGCCTATCTACTATTTCGAATATTATTGATGAAACCTTTGAGGAGGCTGATCAGAAAGATACACAGATAAATAGTGAGCATGAAGCTTACGTTGTCTCTCAAATGGTCTTTAAGAATGTCGCAAAGCCTGATTACAA GTATATCGAGGAGGAGGATCTTCTGAGGTTCTTTAACAAGGATGAGGTGCATGATGTTCTTCTCTTGTTTGAAGGTGCTGCAGGAACCGGCAAGATCAAAAGATCAGCCTTGAAGAACTGGGTG GTCAAGGCGTATCTTGATCGAAAATCGCTTGCTCACTCATTGAATGATAGCAGAACAGCAGTTAAACAACTGCACAAACTCGCAACAGGGATCGCCATTATTGTCAACATTGTCATCACACTATTACTTTTGGGCTTTGCGACCACAAAAGTACTTGTGGTTCTATCATCTCAGCTACTTGTGGTGGTTTTCATGTTTGGGAACACCTGCAAGACGGCATTTGAAGCtatcatttttgtatttgtggTCCATCCTTTCGATGTTGGCGATCGTTGTCTTATAGATGGTGTACAG ATGATTGTCGAAGAGATGAATATACTGACAACTGTCTTCTTGAAATACAACAATGAGAAGATATACTATCCAAACTCTGTATTAGCAACCAAACCAATAAGCAACTTTTACCGAAGCCCCGACATGAGTGATTCCGTTGAATTCTGTATCGATGTGGCAACTCCAATTGATTGTATTGGGAATCTTAAAGAGAGAATAACAAT GTACTTAAATAGCAAACCAAATCACTGGCATGAAAACCATAGTCTTGTAGTGAAAGACATTGTGGATTTGAACAAGTTATACATGGCCCTCTATGTTCAACACACtttgaattttcaaaacatGACGGATAGGAACATCCGAAGATCTGATTTAGTGCTTGAACTAAAGAGAATTTTCGAAGATCTCCGCATTAGATACAACCTCCTTCCCCAAGATGTTCATCTTAGTTACAAAGGAACAATTCCACCGGCTATACCTTTTATTCAAACTTCTCCGAATTCTCAATGA
- the LOC120263846 gene encoding uncharacterized protein LOC120263846 yields MGTLVDTEINRDYNADSSSSNPVADTVVYQLVRVEDDGRLFPATVDEVMKAEHLLEDDKNELSQVETTAHTGKQIPNESISFKKCESSEGLSQSESNAVDLSKLKFKVQEESLPLAQTLDNSSKKEDVDTQLNDHCNHINSSIEKVNREDNAQSKGLNDSHVASLGSGETCLEPVNEAVTNVSLDSETCFSSMPDFSILNGEIHLDSLTIRELQEAFWATFGRRTSVKDKLWLKRRIAMGLTNSCDIPSGNFTIKDNKIVRKDDAKELPCSLQASNLEAVPLPTEQLVSPIDDTYESSQRFSPANQEEDQQQSSCKRNRETILECDVKSADISEEPCVAKRVRKPTKRYIEELSEFEPRECTGKVFTPSRISEQCHSSSKSRSRPTHVIGLQGKTSVTRQDSLGGFTVHIPYVCRVRRQRPRKSFMAFMNFVDSESEKTDREHFDISERDIQHGMADNSGDNSDDNAYTKLEGSNKRKHHRAWTLCEVLKLVDGVARLGAGKWSEIKRIAFASYTYRTSVDLKDKWRNLLRASFALRTTEKGAKISRKPSSLPIPIPILMRVRELAEMHSKTGIDFTTRTLSDEGSTVLKENDTGFL; encoded by the exons ATGGGGACACTGGTTGATACTGAGATCAATCGAGATTATAATGCtgattcttcatcttccaatCCGGTTGCTGACACTGTGGTTTACCAACTTGTTCGG GTTGAAGATGATGGAAGGCTATTTCCTGCTACAGTTGATGAGGTGATGAAAGCTGAGCATTTGTTGGAAGATGACAAGAATGAATTGTCTCAAGTTGAAACCACTGCACATACTGGAAAACAAATTCCTAATGAAAGCATCTCCTTTAAGAAGTGTGAAAGTTCAGAAG GTCTATCACAGTCAGAATCCAATGCAGTAGActtatcaaaattgaaattcAAGGTTCAG GAAGAGAGTTTGCCACTGGCACAAACTCTTGATAATTCTTCCAAGAAAGAGGATGTAGATACCCAGTTAAATGATCATTGTAACCATATAAACAGTAGCATTGAGAAGGTTAATAGAGAGGATAATGCTCAGTCCAAAGGCCTAAATGATAGCCATGTTGCTTCATTAGGGAGTGGAGAAACATGTTTAGAACCTGTGAATGAAGCAGTCACCAATGTGTCCTTGGATTCTGAAACTTGCTTTAGTTCAATGCCTGATTTTTCTATATTGAATGGGGAAATCCACTTGGACAGTCTTACCATTAGAGAACTTCAAGAAGCTTTCTGGGCAACATTTGGACGACGGACTTCTGTTAAGGATAAATTGTGGCTTAAGAGACGGATTGCAATGGGCTTAACTAATTCATGTGATATCCCATCTGgtaattttacaattaaagACAATAAGATAGTTAGGAAGGATGATGCCAAGGAATTGCCTTGCAGTCTGCAAGCAAGCAACTTGGAAGCTGTTCCCTTGCCCACTGAGCAACTTGTTTCTCCCATAGATGATACTTATGAAAGCTCACAACGCTTCAGCCCTGCCAACCAAGAAGAGGATCAGCAACAGTCATCTTGCAAGAGAAATAGGGAAACAATATTGGAATGTGATGTAAAGAGTGCAGATATTAGTGAGGAGCCTTGTGTAGCTAAAAGAGTTCGAAAACCAACCAAGCGCTATATCGAAGAACTTTCAGAATTTGAACCCAGGGAGTGTACTGGCAAAGTCTTTACTCCTTCAAGGATTTCTGAACAATGTCATTCCTCTTCAAAATCTAGGTCAAGACCTACTCATGTTATTGGTTTGCAAGGTAAAACATCTGTGACCAGGCAGGATTCTCTTGGAGGTTTTACTGTTCACATACCATATGTCTGTAGGGTGAGAAGACAACGCCCAAGGAAGAGTTTCATGGCTTTTATG aacTTTGTTGACTCAGAGAGTGAAAAGACGGACAGAGAACATTTTGACATCAGTGAGAGGGATATTCAGCATGGCATGGCAGATAATTCTGGAGATAATTCAGATGATAATGCTTACACAAAATTGGAAGGTTCAAACAAACGGAAGCACCACCGTGCTTGGACACTTTGTGAGGTTTTGAAATTAGTTGATGGTGTAGCTAGGTTGGGAGCTGGAAAGTGGtctgaaatcaagagaatagcCTTTGCGTCCTATACTTATCGCACTTCTGTTGATCTCAAG GACAAATGGCGAAACCTTTTGAGAGCAAGCTTTGCACTAAGAACTACAGAGAAAGGG GCAAAGATTTCACGGAAACCATCCTCGCTTCCGATCCCAATACCCATTCTAATGCGTGTCAGGGAATTAGCAGAGATGCACTCGAAGACAGGAATTGATTTCACTACAAGAACCCTTTCAGACGAGGGTTCAActgttttgaaagaaaatgacACTGGATTCTTGTGA